One genomic region from Leifsonia poae encodes:
- a CDS encoding amidohydrolase, with protein MISTASIAIVNGYIVPVAGPPIENGTVLIENGTITAVGAEVVIPVGVGSVDAGGRWVLPGFIESHGHVGIHEEANGPAGDDTNEMTTPNTAAVRAIDAVNIDDEGFRDALSGGVTSIVVKPGSGNPIGGQTAAIKAWGGRTIDEQVIREAVSVKSALGENPKRVYGAKNVTPSTRLGVALIIREAFVEAQNYRAARDDAAKEGKPFARDLGKETLVRVLDGELAWDQHTHRHDDIATAIRLADEFGYRLVVNHGTEAHKIADVLAERDIPVIFGPMFTSRSKVELRDRAIANLATLAAAGVRIAITTDHPVVPINFLVHQASLAVKEGLPRQTALEALTVNPASFLRLDERIGSLTPGLDGDVVIWSGDPLDVNSRAEQVFIEGAEVYRWEGGHGHVVERSERFA; from the coding sequence CCGGTCGCCGGCCCGCCGATCGAGAACGGCACCGTCCTCATCGAGAACGGCACGATCACCGCAGTCGGAGCCGAGGTCGTGATCCCGGTCGGCGTCGGATCGGTCGACGCGGGCGGGCGGTGGGTGCTACCGGGTTTCATCGAGTCGCACGGGCACGTGGGTATCCACGAGGAGGCCAACGGTCCGGCCGGCGACGACACGAACGAGATGACGACGCCCAACACGGCCGCTGTGCGCGCCATCGACGCGGTCAACATCGACGACGAAGGCTTCCGCGACGCACTCTCCGGGGGTGTCACCTCGATCGTCGTGAAGCCGGGCTCAGGCAATCCGATCGGTGGTCAGACCGCAGCGATCAAAGCGTGGGGAGGTCGCACCATCGACGAGCAGGTCATCCGCGAGGCGGTGAGCGTGAAGTCGGCGCTCGGCGAGAACCCGAAGCGCGTGTACGGGGCCAAGAATGTGACACCGAGCACGCGCCTCGGAGTGGCCCTGATCATTCGTGAGGCGTTCGTCGAGGCGCAGAACTATCGTGCGGCGCGGGACGACGCGGCGAAAGAGGGAAAGCCGTTCGCCCGCGACCTGGGCAAGGAGACGCTGGTGCGGGTGCTCGACGGCGAGCTCGCCTGGGACCAGCACACGCATCGCCACGACGACATCGCCACGGCCATCCGGCTCGCGGATGAGTTCGGCTACCGTCTCGTGGTGAACCACGGCACCGAAGCGCACAAGATCGCCGACGTGCTCGCCGAGCGGGACATCCCGGTCATCTTCGGTCCGATGTTCACATCGCGGTCGAAAGTGGAGCTGCGCGATCGAGCGATCGCCAACCTGGCGACGCTGGCAGCCGCGGGTGTGCGGATCGCCATCACGACCGACCACCCCGTCGTCCCGATCAACTTCCTGGTGCATCAGGCGTCGCTCGCGGTGAAGGAGGGCCTGCCGCGCCAGACGGCGTTGGAAGCGCTCACTGTCAACCCGGCCTCGTTCCTGCGGCTGGACGAGCGCATCGGATCGCTCACGCCCGGCCTGGACGGCGACGTCGTGATCTGGTCGGGTGACCCACTCGATGTCAATTCGCGCGCCGAACAGGTGTTCATCGAGGGCGCCGAGGTCTACCGGTGGGAGGGTGGCCACGGCCACGTGGTCGAACGGTCCGAGC